Within Brienomyrus brachyistius isolate T26 chromosome 20, BBRACH_0.4, whole genome shotgun sequence, the genomic segment GCGAACATGTACACCTGCTAACGACGCCAGATTTCTGAGAGCCACGGAGAATCTTACTGGGAGCTTCCCCACACTGTCAAAAGCATCCTTCTTCCGCCGAATTCTTCTCCTTCTTAAGGAGGTACCCAATGACATGCCGCCGTTTTCGCTCGCTGTGGGGGATTTAGAAGTCAGAGAAAATGCTCGCTGCTGCCCCCCTTCCTGGTTGGCTGAGATAGTACACCACTCACCCAGACTGCTCTGACTGTCTGACAGGCCGTCGGCACCCTCCGTCACACTGCTCAGGAGGTTCCCACACCGGTCCAGGGTCTTTTCCACAAAGCACTCCTGGCATACGGGGAGTAATGCACGTTACTCGAATGGTCGGAATTCCTCAGCCGTATGTCATTCTGAGAGCTGAATAACCTTATGGCTGTCAGGGGAGGCCAAGGCGAAGCTCAGCGTAAGACTGACTTCGTAGCCATCTTCCTGTATGACTGCAGAAGTCATCTGTGGAAAGGTAGCGAGTAATCGAAATTTCACTGCAAAAAATCAATACCAGGACATTACTGTACTCACACCACAATAAGATAATACTGATAATACTGTAGAAATAAGCCTGAGTATATGAAGTAATGGAAATTATCCAGATTTTTCCTGTTATCTCACACTGAAAGCATTTTTGCACATAAGCTTTAGTATTTCGGTTATCACTCTCATCAtataatattcattatttgtcATGTTAGTAGCTACAACATTTGCACCATCTTTAAATCAATTTGAGAATTAGGTGCCACTTTACAGTAAGGCTACCTATCtagtttatgaatggtttataatctggttattaattaggttgtaacactttgtaaattattaatagacaattttaaacaagttataacggttatctttttattaatgagttaccatttacaggtgccaaaagggagccttattgtaaagtgataCAGAAAATTACACTAATACAGATATTATTCATGATATTAATGCTAACTAGTATTAATATCATGCACTGCACTGATGGGGTTGGGCGATACATTGATAAAATATTGTATCGGAAATATGGACATTTGTATCATCATCAATTTTAATGTCATGAGTATCGCGGTATAGCCGAAACACTTGTTTTCTTGCATAATTAAAGTTATAATGCATTTTTTCTAAACAAATTCCATGAAGATAAGAGCCTGTTGTtggtgtgattcatcattatacCTGTCACATGCTCTTTAACTAttagtaaaacattttggtCATCATAATCGGAAAGACTCCAAACCACCCATCGTATTTGACTGAATTTTAGAATATCGTGATAAATATTGATATTGTGAAAATCACTGAAAATGCTGTGATATTTTTAGGACATATCGTCCAGCTGTACTTGTAGGTATCTATGGAGGTAAGTTTTTCcctcatttaaaaaattatttactAAAAACCACATTTCATTTCAAACACTACAAACCCATAAAAACATTTGGTGACTGTAAGCAATCAGCCAGGAGTCAGTTACAGTGAATTGTTCTTGCATGTTGAGAGTATGAGGGCAGTGCTTTCACCCTAAACCCATACGAGGCCACTACAGACGCCAGCTTCCGGGTCCCTGCCAGGTCTCCGGTCCTCACCTTGCCCATGCGAGGTTCCCCCATGAGACCTCTGAACTCTGGGCTGTTCTGAGTGTAGCTTCGCAGATGGGCACAAACATGGTCCAACTGTTGCCTCCAGTAACCTGGAATGACAGGTACAGCAGGAATGGACCAAATGGTGCAGCAAGGATAACACACTGTACATCATctcacataataataattaataataattaattaataattaaaaagggggcagcgtgtggctctgtgggctaagcctgtgagcctgtaatcagaaggttgctggttcaaacccagcctcagcatgtctggaggtccttgagcaagacccttaacccccaactccctgggtgccgctatgggtggcagcccttcacagacagAGAACAAAGTAAAGACAATTTCATGGatcaataaatcacagggcacactcacacacaccagtcactcacacatgcactcctatgggcaatttagcaactccaattagcctcagcatgtttttggactgtggggggaaaccggagtacctggaggaaaccccacgacgacatggggagaacatgcaaactccacacacatgtgacccaggcggagactcgaacccgagtcccagaggtgtgaagcaacattgctaaccactgcaccaccattataataattattattattattaaattcaaAGTATAACACACCATATGTCATCTCACATGCCATTTAGTACTAAAGCAGTTTCATCCATCTACAGGCTCATGCACACATTCTTTGTTACTTGTTGATAAACAGGATTCAGCAAAAATGCACTATCCATTTGCCATTCTATCCTGGGGTTCCACAGCCTTGTACCCTGTCCATTCAAATGGGAATGTTATTTCACATTCATATTCAGCTCACTTATCAATAATTGATAAATATGatcatttataaatataattgtGTATAGGCATTTCAAAGTGTTTCTAAAATAATTGCTCTCATGCATGGCTCTGGTCACATGAACAATTTGTAAAACATTTGGTCTCCATCATGATGTGTTGCTAGCTATGTGATACTCTGTTAACAGATTAACTTTACAAAGCATCCTGCTCCACACATCCATGACCTCTTATTAAGTTCTCCACAAGGACACACATGGCAAACTGAATGTTTCAAGCTGTTAATCATTCATATATCCAGTCATTCCTCCTGCATTATCTGCAATATTATATTAACtgccggggcggcatggtggtgcagtggttagcactgttgcctcacacctctgggacccgggttcgagtctccgcctgggtcacgtgagtttgcatgttctccccatgtcgtcgtggggtttctcccgggtactccggtttctccccacagtccaaaaacatgctgaggctagttggagttactaaattgcccgtaggtgtgcatgtgagagtgaatggtgtgtgtgtgtgccctgcgatgggctggcccttcatactggtttgttccctgcctcgtgcccattgcttccgggataggctccagaccccccgcgacccagtaggataagcggtttggaaaatggatagatggatgtataACTGCCTGCTAATTAAACACACAAATACATCTTTATAATTAATGTTCATAGCCCTGTAGTTAGAAAATCGCTTATTTGGAGTTGTGAGTACTTAtggtccatctatccatccatccatgcatccatctatccatccatccatccatccccaatAACTGCTTATGCACTATGCCAAGCAAAGAGCCAATCCCAGGAATCTCACAGCATGAGGCAGTGGGCATCTTGGGCAGGacgcacacacccacacccGAGTGACTGACCTCTGCCGGGGCTCACAGCAGACAGCAGTGGTTTGCGGTCACTCATCTGCTCCTGCCTGGCCATGTTCTGTGCTGCCCGCTGGCTCTTCCTCTGCAGGTCCGCTCCTGATGGATAAAACAGGCCCACCGTCTGCGTGTGCCGGTCGATGCGGCACGGCGTCTGTGGGGCTCCCGTGGCGGGGGGGGAGGCGCTGGGGACCGGCTGCCAGGTGGCGGCGTCCGAGCAGAAGGTCTGGAGGAGGCAGATGAATGACAGATGGAAGAACAGAGCAAGAGAGAATAAAACAGCTCTCAAAATTATTCCAAACCAAAGGCAGACATTTCATACAATTACCCTAAATGCCAGCGGCAAACAGAATTGTAAGAGTGGTATTTAATCTTTAAAGGGGTAGTTCAAGCTTTAATGCTTTAGTGCTAACTATCCATCTAGATCGTTCTTCTGGGAGTTATCTTAGTTTTGGAGAAACATCAGCTTCTCATGAGCTTCTCTCAAATATAACagtgttctctctgtgttgaTTAAAGAGCCAAAAAATACATTCGAAAAATACAACAGCAATGTCTCTTACGAGAAATCATTACTTACTCATGATGCTCCACAGAATTCGTAGTGAGCAGTTTAATGTAGGAACTATTTTCTTCTACTGAACTTCGAGTTATGAACACAAGCACCCTGGCAATATCTCTGCAAGGTGATACGATTGGTGTGTGGAGCTCAgtagaaaaaaacagttgctataCTAAATTGCTCAGTACAGTTTCAGTTTTGGagtgaactgcccctttaatCATCAATAACCAAGAGGTGGCGCTATACGCACATTTTCCTGCTCTGGGGCTCCTTCCCTGGAATGAGCCATGCCAGTTCGAGAGTCCGATCTGGGGGGTCCTGCCAGGAAGACTCCACAGGAACCACAGAAATTGGCGTAGGGGTGACTGGTGGACCCGCACTGGGAGCAGCTTACATGACTAGCTAAACGGCTAGGCTAAAGGGGAAAGCAGAACAACAACATTCATGCATGGAAACATTTCGCCCTTCGAAGCCTTGGATTCCCAGACTTTTCTGCAGATGCAGTCCTTGCGGATCGTCTTCATAGACAGTGAAGCTGCGGGTGAGCAGGGAAACTGTAGGATGACAACGGCACCTTGGAACCACACCAGTCACAGAAGCGGGCGTCCAAGGTGTTGATCCTGGAGCATTTGGAACAGCAGACCATCTTGCCATCTGATTTGGGCACAGGAGGGGCACTGAGGCCACTTAGGACAGCCTGGAAACGCAATACGACAGCACTGCAGACCACCTGAGCTAACTGCGTTCCACACCCGCTCAGATTTGGCTCAAAAAGACTCTTACAGTTGCCGGTTTCAGGAGTCTGGTCTCGCAGGCGACACACAAGTCAATGTGTGCTGGGTTACCCGTCCCACATGCAGGACAGATCACCTTGTCCTGAAAAACAGACACAGATTAGCCATGACTCTTAGACACTGACACTGACACCCATGACACTGGATGGAAACATCCAGTGTTTAGCCTGATACAtctacactagtggccaaaattatgAGAACACTTAGTAATCTTGGCATTacgctttaaaaattactatACAATTGGTGGTAATGTTTATAAATAATTAAAGAATGTTTCAAATATACATCGGATAATTAAATATGTAACTAGAGCAATAGTTATAAAGATCTGCAATCTCTACAAATTGGAAGTGCTTCCaaaattttggccactagtgtataatgaaataaaaccacatacaAATAAATAGCGTTATCAAAAAAGTtacgttgttctgtgtttctagtcaaaaatgtgaactgtagaTTTCATCATGGTGATGATTTAATTGTAAATACAGCATCACAACTAAACAGGGGTGGACAGACAACAAAAGGCAGCCCCTAAATTTACAGTCAAGCGGCCCCAATTTGACATTTCACTACAGTAAATCCCCGCCCCTATGGAGCTGTCCATAAGAGGGGAGAAAGGAGAAGACTTTCAGGGGTCTAGACACTAGGGAGGTCCAAGAGCATGTGAGAGTGGATAATGGCAGCTGGATATTATCCCAGCCATGTCTGTGCGTTCATGGGGCTGCATAAATACGACCTTGGGGCTGCATAAATACGACCTTGGGGCTGCATAAATACGTCCTTGGGGCTGCATAAATACGACCTTGGGGCTGCATAAATACGTCCTTGGGGCTGCATAAATACGTCCTTGGGGCTGCATAAATACGACCTTGGGGCTGCATAAATACGTCCTTGGGGCTGCATAAATACGACCTTGGGGCTGCATAAATACGACCTTGGGGCTGCATAAATACGTCCTTGGGGCTGCATAAATACGACCTTGGGGCTGCATAAATACGACCTTGGGGCTGCATAAATACGTCCTTGGGGCTGCATAAATACGACCTTGGGGCTGCATAAATACGTCCTTGGGGCTGCATAAATACGTCCTTGGGAGGCATCTTACGCTTAGTCTGATGGCGGCCTGTGGCTggcgctgctgctccaaggGCGCTTCACAGACCACACAGGTCACGGCATTCAGGGGCACCATGGTCTTGCAGGAGACACAGAGGCCCAGCTAGGGGGCAGCACAGAgagttctgtgtgggtcacgcTGAAGGCTTTCAGCAAGCCACTAACAAGCTCCAAATTCAGGTTCGTTTGGGGATTTTTGGAACCCTGCACCGAGATACCTGGGCACCCTCTGTGGGGGGCAGACGTTGCcctgggatggggggcacaggggCACCACACTGAAGGCAGAAGCGGGCAAACGGGTCGGAGGGGCGGGGGAACAGGCACTGAGCACATCTAAAGCAGAAAAGGTGATACAGGTATTTATGTAAACCTCACAGTACTCTGAATATAACTATGCTGGGGTTCAACTGTTTCAGATCTTGAAAATGCAATTTGTTTCAAACAAGCAAGAGTAGCAGCGTTACATGTGAATTGCTCACCGCAGGAAGTCCGTCTCTCTCTGGATTCTGGAGAGCTGAGTCTTCGTTAAGCTTCTTAGTGAAAGCTCTCCCCAGCCCACGTCCTTATACTGAAAATTTGGGAGAGACAATACACTCCATCTTTATTCTGTTAAAATTCATAAACTTAGCAGCATGACAGGAAAACAGTGCATGTAATAAATGCGAAGGCTtatgtgtttattattattctatTGGACTGCCTTATTTCATCTCGGTAAATGAGCTGCTGAAATGTACCTGGGAATGCGCCTGACTTGGTGGGATGCTGGCCAGCTGCTTGGAGGAGGGGGGCTTGCGGGGGCGAGGGCTAGAAGAAGTCTTAAGGGAATGGCTTCCTCGGGTGGTTACTGCTGAGACAGTGAAGAGCCAACCTAAGGGCAGCACTAGTAGCTGCATTAGATAAATGCAGAACGACAGCAATAATGCCGCAGTGTTTAGAGCAGTGctccccaatccggtcctcagggatccACGGCCGGTCTTTGTTttggctccctcccagttctctACCAGGCAGACCATATTTTTGCACCTGGTCGGGATctgggtgggagcaaaaatgtggactgtctgtgggtccctgaggaccggatagggaaacactggtgtagaGTCTCGAAGTGAAGGAAATACCTGGCTGCTCCTTTGAGCTGCCTTCCCATGTATTTTCCAGTCCTCTTGTCCATTTTGCAAAGGAGTCACCTCCCTCGCACATCTCCTGCAGAAGGATTTAACGTCATACATGTCACATATAAACTGTGGGTCCGCTGGACGATGAATAAGAAACAGTTTACTGGCTGCTCTCACCTGCTCCCTCTTGGGCTTTCCCTCAGTGGTGAGAGGATCATCAGAGGGAATGTGGTCCACCAGAAACACTTTGGTCACCACAGCACTCTCCCTGCCATCACTGGAACGAATCGTCAGGTAAAAAAAGGTAAaaggcagaggtggagatttccagtccagaaagtacaaatccagaccaagattttgttccaaccaaccagttgagcactcTGTAACTGCGACTCGTTACGCTCAACTgggtggttgaaacaaaatcttggtctggatttgtactttctggacctgaaatttccacctctggtagACGGCATTCACTGagctttttgtgtgttttttaaaaacatataactGCATTCAGGTTTTTGAAGGTTTCGTTAAAACACTAAAATATCCTTAAAGTGTTCAGTTTGctgtttatataaaatatacatactgtataaaacattaaacatctcTCTCCCATAGTCACACTCACCCTGTGCTGGCTAACGCTTTCACATACACTTTTCCTTTAGGTAAACATATGGGTTCCTTGTACTGTAGCTTGCTGCTGTCTCTGAGACCAGGCCTCCTGGGGACCTCTGGCTTACTGCCATCCAGCGTATAATAAATAGTGACATCTGGGGTATCTGGGGAAACACGGATAATGACAGCAGGACTTGTCTCAGAGATAATGCCTTTTTAATTATACtagatggacaaaagtattgggacacacctcttaatcattgaattcaggtctCAGGTCATGAAATGGTCATTCAGACGCATTGccatataaaatcaagcacctagccatgcagtcagttttacaaacatttgtgaaagaatgaccTGTTctaaagagctcagtgaattcaagcgtacGACCTTTGTGATAAgagagtttgtgaaatttcttccctgccagATATTTCACGgtaaactgtaagtggtattattaaaGTGAAAGTATTTAGGAACAAAAGAAATTCAGCCACGAAGTGGCAGGTCATGTACAGTAACACGGCATGGTCACtgagtgctgaggtgcatagtgtgtaaaaagccgccaacactctgttgactcaataactgcagaattCCAAGCTTCCACTGGTATTAAGCCCAGCACAAAAAGTGCACCAGGAGCTTCATGAAATAgtcttccatggccgagcagcctCATATCACAAAGCACAACGTCGAGGATCAGATGGAGTGATGTAAACCATGTCATGGCTGGACTCTGGAATAGTGGAAATATGTTCtttggagtgacaaatcatgcttcagtctgggtttggcggatgccaggagaatgttacctgcctgactgcattgtgccaaatgtaaagtttggttgaggagggataatggtatggggttgtttttcaggggttggggttggccccttagttccagttaaGGGAActattaatgcttcagcataacaAGACATTTGGACAAGTCtagcttccaactttgtgggaacagtttggtgaAGGCCCTTTTCGGTTGCAATATGACTGTGCCCCATTGCACAAAGCAATGTCCATTAAGACAGGATCAGGTGAATTTAGTgttgaagaacttgactggcccaaacagagccctgacctcaaccccatcaaatatTTTGgtatgaactagaatggagattgcaaAGCCATCATGTCcagcatcagtgcctgacctcacaaatgctcttctggatgaatgagcAAATATTCCCACAGATAAAAACTTGTGGAaagtcttcccagaagagtggcagctgcaaGGGGGGAATCGACTCCATATTGAGTccatatggatttagaatgtgatgtcataaatgttcctgtgggtgtaatggccaggtgtcccaatacttatgTCCATATAATCTATCAGTTCACTTGCTCCTTACCTGATTTGATCTCCACAGGTGTAGTAGTGTCTATTTGGTGCTTGACTATCCCAGGAAGTGGTGCTCTGATAGGGATGATTTGTGGAGCCACGATTGAGCCTGCAGTCATGATCTAACGGGAATCTGGTTACAACTGCGCATAGAAACATataaacacattttaataatccaTCAGGGGAATCGAATTATGTAATTACAGTGGCCTTTTTGAATACTATCAATGCAATTTTAATCAATTGCATAAATTGAGTTTCCAGCCCTATGTTTGTCATGACAGTACAGTGATAGGTTGACGAATGAGAAGACTTACGCCTGACATATTGTTCTTTTTATTCAAAGACAGGCCATCTGCAGTATATTACTTTCGTATTACCGAGCTCCCCTGCTTATCAGTGCTTGAAACTGCCAGTTATATTATTTCGTACATGTATTCTGATCACAGCACAGCTTTCATTTGAGCAGCATGATGTTACCctgttattttatatataaagatATGAGTATATATTGTAAATCCGATCTGAAAAGCCGATATACTTACACGGCCTCCAAAGCGTTAATGTGCGATGCACCTGCGTTCACATTCGAAAAATGTCAATATTGTCTTCTTTTCACACATCAATAGTTGATAAGTCCATACTTTACACGACATATGCAGTAGATGCTTTCAATTGAGTTGC encodes:
- the dzank1 gene encoding double zinc ribbon and ankyrin repeat-containing protein 1 isoform X1, giving the protein MTAGSIVAPQIIPIRAPLPGIVKHQIDTTTPVEIKSDTPDVTIYYTLDGSKPEVPRRPGLRDSSKLQYKEPICLPKGKVYVKALASTGDGRESAVVTKVFLVDHIPSDDPLTTEGKPKREQEMCEGGDSFAKWTRGLENTWEGSSKEQPAVTTRGSHSLKTSSSPRPRKPPSSKQLASIPPSQAHSQYKDVGWGELSLRSLTKTQLSRIQRETDFLRCAQCLFPRPSDPFARFCLQCGAPVPPIPGQRLPPTEGAQLGLCVSCKTMVPLNAVTCVVCEAPLEQQRQPQAAIRLSDKVICPACGTGNPAHIDLCVACETRLLKPATAVLSGLSAPPVPKSDGKMVCCSKCSRINTLDARFCDWCGSKPSRLASHVSCSQCGSTSHPYANFCGSCGVFLAGPPRSDSRTGMAHSREGAPEQENTFCSDAATWQPVPSASPPATGAPQTPCRIDRHTQTVGLFYPSGADLQRKSQRAAQNMARQEQMSDRKPLLSAVSPGRGYWRQQLDHVCAHLRSYTQNSPEFRGLMGEPRMGKMTSAVIQEDGYEVSLTLSFALASPDSHKECFVEKTLDRCGNLLSSVTEGADGLSDSQSSLASENGGMSLGTSLRRRRIRRKKDAFDSVGKLPESLNDRLLRELGPTGMGQIPVVQQLLDEGADPSCQSTDGRPAVTVAVMNLHHEVIPLLVQKGADVDQQSGPVNNTALHEAAACGTRGLQCAETLLGCSASIKKKNDRGLTVHDLAVQSGCSALITQMAVKMGQGLLDKLSRPGKNGSLEMF
- the dzank1 gene encoding double zinc ribbon and ankyrin repeat-containing protein 1 isoform X2 → MTAGSIVAPQIIPIRAPLPGIVKHQIDTTTPVEIKSDTPDVTIYYTLDGSKPEVPRRPGLRDSSKLQYKEPICLPKGKVYVKALASTGDGRESAVVTKVFLVDHIPSDDPLTTEGKPKREQEMCEGGDSFAKWTRGLENTWEGSSKEQPVTTRGSHSLKTSSSPRPRKPPSSKQLASIPPSQAHSQYKDVGWGELSLRSLTKTQLSRIQRETDFLRCAQCLFPRPSDPFARFCLQCGAPVPPIPGQRLPPTEGAQLGLCVSCKTMVPLNAVTCVVCEAPLEQQRQPQAAIRLSDKVICPACGTGNPAHIDLCVACETRLLKPATAVLSGLSAPPVPKSDGKMVCCSKCSRINTLDARFCDWCGSKPSRLASHVSCSQCGSTSHPYANFCGSCGVFLAGPPRSDSRTGMAHSREGAPEQENTFCSDAATWQPVPSASPPATGAPQTPCRIDRHTQTVGLFYPSGADLQRKSQRAAQNMARQEQMSDRKPLLSAVSPGRGYWRQQLDHVCAHLRSYTQNSPEFRGLMGEPRMGKMTSAVIQEDGYEVSLTLSFALASPDSHKECFVEKTLDRCGNLLSSVTEGADGLSDSQSSLASENGGMSLGTSLRRRRIRRKKDAFDSVGKLPESLNDRLLRELGPTGMGQIPVVQQLLDEGADPSCQSTDGRPAVTVAVMNLHHEVIPLLVQKGADVDQQSGPVNNTALHEAAACGTRGLQCAETLLGCSASIKKKNDRGLTVHDLAVQSGCSALITQMAVKMGQGLLDKLSRPGKNGSLEMF